A single region of the Vicia villosa cultivar HV-30 ecotype Madison, WI linkage group LG4, Vvil1.0, whole genome shotgun sequence genome encodes:
- the LOC131595329 gene encoding putative wall-associated receptor kinase-like 16, whose translation MILQLTIFHIISFIISPISPPLASAQDIYGTAALHGCNSICGAVLIPFPFGMNKPHCYAHKWFEIECKVDNKTSSPFPKPYIKLLNLEATYFYEQSSMVEIMNPVYRSDCHKSKNSGNSDKTVTLKHSPFRFSQAYNTFLAVGCNNLAFLQSNGTTVGGCVSICDDNNNSNNFNFSSDGCNGWYCCKTSLPSRLSEFNATVRGLREQSNDGCGYALIASDYWVTLDSSYMSTDEIGRLNELKYKEYAPAVLEWEIKNYMLINSTFQLPPNCYDSNVTSLSNRTTGRQCQCSYLDEQQYSNPYVAGGCPEVGRYIVDKKQSNKWVIVGISSSFGSIGFLIGMWFLYKEIKRRMIKKRKEKIFKRNGGLLLQKRMSSGEVNVDRTTLFTLKDLKKATDNFNKDRVLGKGGQGTVYKGMLVDGKIVAVKKFKVEGNVEEFINEFVILSQINNRNIVKLLGCCLETEIPLLVYEFIPNGNLFEYLHDQNEDIPMTWDMRLRIATEVGGALFYLHSVASQPIYHRDVKSTNILLDEKYRAKLADFGASRIISIEATHLTTMVQGTFGYLDPEYFHTSQFTEKSDVYSFGVVLAELLTGKKPISSAEKSKESQSLASYFVQCMEENMLFDVIDKRITEGGEKEHIIVVANLAFRCLEMNGRKRPTMKEVTLELEGIMGLNKKLNAQQNHEEIEFSGIEQYQHYDGFSTSNSLPIDSSQTHSTDSEVMHILALE comes from the exons ATGATTCTGCAACTCACAATATTTCACATCATTTCTTTCATAATATCTCCCATATCTCCTCCACTAGCATCAGCACAGGATATATATGGAACCGCAGCACTACATGGTTGTAATTCAATATGTGGAGCGGTCTTAATCCCTTTCCCGTTCGGAATGAATAAACCTCATTGCTATGCACACAAATGGTTTGAAATAGAATGTAAAGTGGACAACAAAACTTCTTCTCCATTTCCTAAGCCTTACATTAAGTTGTTAAATCTTGAGGCAACATATTTTTACGAGCAATCGAGCATGGTTGAGATTATGAATCCAGTTTACCGTTCCGATTGTCATAAAAGCAAAAATAGTGGCAACAGTGACAAAACCGTTACTCTTAAACACAGTCCTTTCAGATTTTCACAGGCTTATAACACGTTTCTAGCTGTGGGATGTAACAATCTTGCTTTTCTACAGTCAAATGGGACAACTGTTGGTGGTTGTGTATCAATTTGTGATGACAATAACAACAGTAACAATTTCAATTTCAGTAGTGACGGTTGTAATGGATGGTATTGTTGTAAGACCTCATTGCCTTCGCGTCTTTCTGAGTTTAACGCAACAGTAAGAGGTTTAAGGGAACAGAGTAATGATGGGTGTGGTTATGCTTTGATTGCAAGTGATTACTGGGTAACATTAGATAGTTCCTATATGAGCACGGATGAGATTGGGAGATTGAATGAATTGAAGTATAAGGAATATGCTCCTGCAGTGCTTGAGTGGGAGATTAAAAATTATATGTTAATAAATTCGACATTTCAACTACCTCCAAATTGTTATGACTCCAACGTTACTTCTTTAAGTAACAGAACCACCGGTCGGCAATGTCAATGCTCCTACCTTGATGAACAACAGTATAGCAATCCCTACGTTGCTGGAGGCTGCCCAG AAGTTGGAAGGTACATTGTTGATAAAAAACAATCCAATAAGTGGGTTATTGTAG GAATTTCATCAAGTTTCGGATCCATTGGTTTCCTCATTGGTATGTGGTTTTTGTACAAAGAAATAAAACGAAGAATGATCAAGAAACGCAaagaaaaaatcttcaaaagaaaCGGTGGTTTGTTGTTGCAAAAAAGAATGTCTTCAGGAGAAGTAAATGTTGACAGAACTACTCTATTCACTTTAAAGGATTTAAAGAAAGCCACTGACAATTTCAATAAGGATAGAGTTCTCGGAAAGGGAGGCCAAGGCACCGTTTACAAAGGCATGTTGGTGGATGGTAAAATTGTTGCAGTGAAAAAGTTTAAGGTTGAAGGAAATGTTGAAGAGTTCATCAATGAGTTTGTGATTCTTTCACAAATCAACAATAGAAATATTGTCAAACTATTGGGATGTTGTTTGGAGACAGAAATTCCGTTGCTTGTTTATGAATTCATTCCCAATGGTAACCTTTTTGAGTATCTACACGACCAAAATGAGGACATTCCAATGACATGGGACATGCGTTTGAGAATTGCCACTGAAGTTGGTGGAGCTTTATTTTATTTGCACTCAGTTGCATCTCAACCAATTTATCATAGAGACGTCAAATCAACAAATATACTATTAGATGAAAAGTATAGGGCAAAATTAGCTGATTTTGGTGCATCAAGAATAATTTCAATTGAAGCAACTCACCTTACCACAATGGTTCAAGGTACTTTTGGATACTTAGATCCTGAATATTTTCACACTAGTCAATTTACTGAGAAAAGTGATGTGTACAGCTTTGGAGTAGTTCTCGCTGAACTTTTAACTGGTAAGAAGCCAATATCCTCTGCAGAAAAATCTAAGGAATCACAAAGTTTAGCTTCCTATTTTGTTCAGTGTATGGAGGAGAATATGTTGTTTGACGTAATTGACAAAAGGATCACAGAAGGAGGGGAGAAAGAACATATCATTGTAGTTGCAAATCTTGCATTTAGATGCTTAGAAATGAATGGAAGAAAACGACCAACGATGAAAGAAGTAACATTGGAATTAGAAGGGATCATGGGATTGAATAAGAAGCTTAATGCACAGCAAAATCACGAGGAAATTGAGTTTTCTGGAATTGAACAGTACCAACATTACGATGGGTTTTCTACATCAAATTCATTACCAATTGACAGCAGCCAAACACACTCCACAGACTCGGAGGTTATGCATATTCTTGCATTAGAatag
- the LOC131595330 gene encoding uncharacterized protein LOC131595330 isoform X2 codes for MGHSAAVWEFRVAAELTKGWNGVDQVVLHTPQSTSARLVGCFIMMVHLIKMLSTTAEALIMLDSCGSNIIELAWQAMKHVKASIMTMASSTRSLVLFLLAMEPSQGLPTPVDQMALSIKYSLDQIEE; via the exons ATGGGGCATTCTGCTGCTGTATGGGAGTTTAGAGTAGCAGCTGAACTTACAAAGGGCTGGAATGGAGTTGATCAAGTTGTACTTCATACGCCACAAAGTACTTCAGCACGG TTGGTAGGTTGCTTTATAATGATGGTACACCTGATAAAGATGCTATCAACCAcagcagaagcactgataatgCTTGATTCCTGTGGATCTAACATTATTGAGCTAG CGTGGCAGGCTATGAAACATGTGAAAGCTTCAATAATGACTATGGCATCTTCCACCAGATCACTAGTTCTCTTTCTTCTAGCCATGGAACCATCACAAGGATTGCCGACACCGGTGGACCAAATGGCACTTAGTATTAAATATTCTCTGGATCAG attgaggagtag
- the LOC131595330 gene encoding uncharacterized protein LOC131595330 isoform X1, with protein sequence MGHSAAVWEFRVAAELTKGWNGVDQVVLHTPQSTSARLVGCFIMMVHLIKMLSTTAEALIMLDSCGSNIIELAWQAMKHVKASIMTMASSTRSLVLFLLAMEPSQGLPTPVDQMALSIKYSLDQVMFLNAKLYF encoded by the exons ATGGGGCATTCTGCTGCTGTATGGGAGTTTAGAGTAGCAGCTGAACTTACAAAGGGCTGGAATGGAGTTGATCAAGTTGTACTTCATACGCCACAAAGTACTTCAGCACGG TTGGTAGGTTGCTTTATAATGATGGTACACCTGATAAAGATGCTATCAACCAcagcagaagcactgataatgCTTGATTCCTGTGGATCTAACATTATTGAGCTAG CGTGGCAGGCTATGAAACATGTGAAAGCTTCAATAATGACTATGGCATCTTCCACCAGATCACTAGTTCTCTTTCTTCTAGCCATGGAACCATCACAAGGATTGCCGACACCGGTGGACCAAATGGCACTTAGTATTAAATATTCTCTGGATCAGGTAATGTTTTTAAATGCCAAGTTATATTTTTAA
- the LOC131595330 gene encoding uncharacterized protein LOC131595330 isoform X3, with translation MGHSAAVWEFRVAAELTKGWNGVDQVVLHTPQSTSARLVGCFIMMVHLIKMLSTTAEALIMLDSCGSNIIELGYETCESFNNDYGIFHQITSSLSSSHGTITRIADTGGPNGT, from the exons ATGGGGCATTCTGCTGCTGTATGGGAGTTTAGAGTAGCAGCTGAACTTACAAAGGGCTGGAATGGAGTTGATCAAGTTGTACTTCATACGCCACAAAGTACTTCAGCACGG TTGGTAGGTTGCTTTATAATGATGGTACACCTGATAAAGATGCTATCAACCAcagcagaagcactgataatgCTTGATTCCTGTGGATCTAACATTATTGAGCTAG GCTATGAAACATGTGAAAGCTTCAATAATGACTATGGCATCTTCCACCAGATCACTAGTTCTCTTTCTTCTAGCCATGGAACCATCACAAGGATTGCCGACACCGGTGGACCAAATGGCACTTAG
- the LOC131597982 gene encoding wall-associated receptor kinase-like 1: MDEPHCYAHKWFEIECKLGRNSSDIPKPYLKSLNLEDENTFLAVGCNNLAFLQSNGTTVGGCVSICDNNSNNFMGIEISLNSCSKKFCNYCKKRGHIISDCPTRPPRSTQRSVQAFSASTSSAVGPSIINPSNGGALQPEIIQQMVLSALSTLGIQGNYDCNGRYCCKTSLPSHLSEFNATLRGLSELSSGGCGYALIASSSYLLRLDSPIMSNYETEEKLNELKNMEYAPQDDDYDSPYPDGEYYGNPYIAGGCKDTDTVPKYYFHKNNRWNKWVIVGIASSLGSIGFLIGLLFLYKVLKRRMIKKRKEKFFKRNGGLLLQKRISSGEVNIDRTTLFTLRDLKKATDNFNKDRILGKGGQGTVYKGMLVDGKIVAVKKFKVEGKVEEFINEFVILSQINNRNVVKLLGCCLETEIPLLVYEFIPNGNLFEYLHDQNEDIPMTWDMRLRIACEVGGALFYLHSVASQPIYHRDVKSTNILLDEKYRAKLADFGASRIISIEATHLTTMVQGTFGYLDPEYFYTSQFTEKSDVYSFGVVLAELLTGKKPISSTKISGESQNLASYFVQCIEENMLFDIMDKRVTKGGEKEHIIAVANLAYRCLEINGRKRPTMKEVTLELEGIRGFNKKLNAQPNDKEIEFSGIEQCQPWDGFSASNSLPIMSSQTHSEVMHILAIE; this comes from the exons ATGGATGAACCTCATTGCTATGCACACAAATGGTTTGAAATAGAATGCAAATTAGGCAGAAATTCTTCTGATATTCCTAAACCTTACTTGAAGTCGTTAAATCTTGAG GATGAAAACACATTTCTAGCTGTGGGATGTAACAATCTTGCTTTTCTTCAGTCAAACGGGACAACTGTTGGTGGTTGTGTATCAATTTGCGACAACAACAGTAACAATTTCATGGGAATAGaaattagtttaaat AGTTGTAGTAAGAAGTTTTGTAATTATTGCAAGAAGCGGGGCCATATTATCTCTGATTGTCCCACCCGTCCTCCACGATCAACACAACGTTCGGTGCAAGCATTTTCTGCTAGTACAAGCTCTGCAGTTGGTCCTTCCATCATCAATCCATCTAATGGTGGTGCTCTCCAACCTGAAATAATCCAACAGATGGTACTTTCCGCTctatcaaccttgggaattcagg GTAACTACGATTGTAATGGAAGGTATTGTTGTAAGACTTCTTTGCCTTCACATCTTTCAGAGTTTAATGCAACACTCAGAGGTTTAAGCGAACTGAGTAGTGGTGGGTGTGGTTATGCTTTAATTGCAAGTAGTAGTTATTTGTTAAGATTAGATAGTCCAATTATGAGTAATTATGAGACTGAAGAGAAATTGAATGAGTTGAAGAATATGGAATATGCTCCC CAAGACGATGACTATGACTCTCCCTACCCTGATGGAGAATACTATGGCAATCCATACATTGCTGGAGGCTGTAAAG ATACAGATACAGTTCCAAAGTACTACTTTCATAAGAATAATCGATGGAACAAGTGGGTCATTGTAG GAATTGCATCAAGTCTCGGATCCATCGGTTTCCTCATCGGTCTACTGTTTTTGTACAAAGTTTTGAAACGAAGAATGATAAAGAAACGCAAGGAAAAATTCTTCAAAAGAAATGGTGGTTTGTTGTTGCAAAAAAGAATATCTTCAGGAGAAGTCAACATTGACAGAACCACTCTATTCACTTTAAGGGATTTAAAGAAAGCAACTGACAATTTCAATAAGGATAGAATTCTTGGAAAGGGAGGCCAAGGCACTGTTTACAAAGGCATGTTGGTGGATGGTAAAATTGTTGCAGTGAAAAAGTTTAAGGTTGAAGGAAAGGTTGAAGAGTTCATAAATGAGTTTGTTATTCTTTCACAAATCAACAATAGAAATGTTGTTAAATTATTGGGGTGTTGTTTGGAGACAGAAATTCCTTTGCTTGTTTATGAATTCATTCCCAATGGCAATCTTTTTGAGTATTTGCATGATCAAAATGAGGACATACCAATGACATGGGACATGCGTTTGAGAATTGCTTGTGAAGTTGGTGGTGCTTTATTTTATTTGCACTCAGTTGCATCTCAACCAATTTATCATAGAGATGTCAAATCAACAAATATACTATTGGATGAAAAGTATAGGGCAAAATTAGCCGACTTTGGAGCATCAAGAATAATTTCAATTGAAGCAACTCACCTTACCACAATGGTTCAAGGTACTTTTGGATACTTAGACCCTGAATATTTTTACACTAGTCAATTTACAGAGAAAAGTGATGTTTACAGCTTTGGAGTAGTCCTTGCTGAACTTTTAACTGGTAAGAAACCAATATCTTCTACAAAAATATCTGGGGAATCACAAAATTTAGCTTCCTATTTTGTTCAGTGTATAGAGGAGAATATGTTGTTTGACATAATGGACAAAAGGGTCACAAAAGGAGGGGAGAAAGAACATATCATTGCAGTTGCAAATCTTGCATATAGATGCTTAGAAATAAATGGAAGAAAACGACCAACTATGAAAGAAGTCACATTAGAATTGGAAGGGATTAGGGGATTCAATAAGAAGCTTAATGCACAGCCAAATGACAAGGAAATTGAGTTTTCTGGAATTGAACAATGCCAACCTTGGGATGGGTTTTCTGCATCAAATTCATTACCAATTATGAGTAGCCAAACACACTCGGAGGTTATGCACATTCTGGCAATAGAATAG